A stretch of the Paenibacillus sp. JQZ6Y-1 genome encodes the following:
- the rsmI gene encoding 16S rRNA (cytidine(1402)-2'-O)-methyltransferase → MSIQVQKSFAAASEPSHGTTPGTLYLVATPIGNLEDMTYRAVRTLQECDIIAAEDTRQSRKLLNHFEITPRKLVSYHEHNKHNSGPELIRLIAEGQNLALISDAGLPAISDPGQELVQLAVEQGIAIVPIPGANAALSALIASGLSTNRFTFIGFLPRDHRGQADILQGARASEGTLLLYESPHRITKTLQAILDHVGNRRIVLARELTKRHEEWLRGSVEEALEWLEEHPPLGEYCIVLEGQPQEEAIAEANEWWQALSIAEHVAHYEQTEQLSRKDAMKRTAKDRQLSKRDIYQVLLDE, encoded by the coding sequence ATGAGCATACAGGTACAAAAAAGCTTTGCTGCTGCATCGGAGCCGTCGCATGGAACAACGCCGGGTACTCTGTATCTGGTCGCAACCCCGATTGGCAATCTAGAGGATATGACGTACCGTGCAGTACGCACGTTGCAAGAATGCGATATAATCGCCGCTGAGGATACACGGCAAAGTCGCAAGCTGTTGAACCATTTTGAGATTACACCGCGCAAGCTGGTCAGTTATCATGAGCATAACAAGCATAATAGCGGACCAGAGCTGATTCGCTTGATCGCGGAAGGGCAAAATCTGGCGCTGATTAGCGATGCGGGCTTGCCTGCCATTTCCGATCCCGGTCAGGAACTGGTACAGCTGGCTGTGGAACAGGGGATTGCGATTGTGCCGATCCCCGGAGCGAATGCTGCGCTGTCTGCTCTGATCGCATCCGGGCTATCGACGAATCGATTTACCTTTATCGGCTTTCTGCCGCGTGACCATCGTGGACAAGCAGATATACTGCAAGGGGCGCGTGCGTCGGAAGGCACGCTGTTATTGTATGAATCTCCGCATCGGATTACCAAAACGCTGCAAGCGATTCTGGATCATGTTGGCAACCGCCGCATCGTACTAGCGCGCGAATTGACCAAACGGCATGAGGAATGGTTACGTGGTTCAGTAGAAGAAGCGTTGGAATGGCTGGAGGAGCATCCACCATTGGGCGAATACTGTATTGTGCTAGAAGGACAGCCGCAGGAGGAAGCGATTGCCGAGGCGAATGAGTGGTGGCAAGCATTGTCGATTGCGGAGCATGTTGCCCATTATGAGCAGACCGAGCAATTGTCACGTAAAGATGCAATGAAGCGTACAGCGAAGGATCGTCAATTGTCCAAACGCGATATTTATCAGGTGTTGCTGGACGAATAG
- a CDS encoding AbrB/MazE/SpoVT family DNA-binding domain-containing protein: MMKSTGIVRKVDELGRVVIPIELRRTLGIGEKDALEIYVDGERIMLKKYEPACIFCGNAENVTYFKGKIVCNECISEIPVPVTK, encoded by the coding sequence ATGATGAAATCAACAGGTATTGTAAGAAAAGTAGACGAACTGGGACGCGTTGTTATTCCAATCGAACTGCGCCGCACACTGGGTATTGGCGAGAAAGATGCTTTGGAAATTTATGTTGACGGCGAACGCATCATGCTGAAAAAATACGAGCCAGCTTGTATCTTCTGTGGTAATGCTGAGAACGTAACATACTTCAAAGGCAAAATCGTTTGTAACGAATGTATCTCCGAAATTCCTGTCCCTGTGACAAAATAA
- a CDS encoding HD domain-containing protein: protein MKAMEPLEEEKVFKDPVHNYIHVQDRLIWTLINTPEFQRLRRIRQLGTSYLTFHGAEHSRFSHSLGVYEITRRIISQFERSGYEDWPREERMVALCAALLHDLGHGPFSHSIEEAFEMNHEEWTCRILLEDTEIHRVLEDAEPGFSEKVAAVIRKDYEKAVVVNLVSSPLDADRMDYLLRDAYFTGVNYGTIDMDRIIRVLRPHQGRVVVKESGMHAIEDYLMSRYQMYWQVYFHPVTRSSDIVLRHIFHRAKELFHDGYDFAFLPHPLPSLFRGTLNVKEYLLLDEALVQTTFMQWTLEKDEILADVCARFMDRRLYKYVETELIDMDIIDQIRNEFAEAGLHPQYDLEIDFPTDLPYDVFRPGDPKKEKQILLLNRQNKVQEISEVSDIVRSISGIHRGRYHLYFPQEKLERVKHKLSKPVADIFEDKLGPAQMEFEI from the coding sequence ATGAAAGCGATGGAGCCTTTGGAGGAAGAAAAGGTATTCAAAGACCCGGTACACAATTATATTCACGTTCAAGATCGGCTGATCTGGACATTGATCAATACACCTGAATTTCAGCGACTTCGTCGTATTCGACAACTCGGTACCTCATACCTAACGTTCCACGGTGCAGAGCATAGTCGTTTTTCTCATTCGCTCGGTGTGTACGAAATTACGCGCCGGATTATTTCGCAGTTTGAACGAAGTGGGTATGAGGATTGGCCGCGTGAGGAGAGAATGGTCGCTTTATGTGCAGCGCTACTGCATGATCTAGGGCATGGACCGTTTTCCCATTCTATAGAAGAAGCGTTTGAAATGAACCATGAGGAATGGACGTGTCGCATTCTATTAGAAGATACAGAAATTCATCGTGTGCTTGAAGATGCCGAGCCGGGCTTTTCGGAAAAGGTGGCTGCGGTCATTCGCAAGGATTACGAGAAAGCGGTCGTAGTGAATCTAGTATCCAGTCCGCTGGATGCCGACCGCATGGATTATTTGTTGCGGGATGCGTATTTTACTGGCGTAAATTATGGCACGATTGATATGGATCGGATCATTCGCGTATTGCGTCCCCATCAAGGACGGGTAGTGGTCAAGGAATCCGGTATGCACGCGATTGAAGATTATTTGATGTCACGTTATCAAATGTACTGGCAGGTATATTTCCATCCGGTTACACGCAGTTCCGATATTGTGCTGCGTCATATTTTCCATCGTGCCAAAGAATTGTTCCATGATGGATACGACTTCGCATTCTTACCGCATCCGCTGCCTTCCTTGTTTAGAGGAACACTCAATGTAAAGGAATACCTGCTGCTGGATGAGGCGCTTGTGCAGACGACCTTTATGCAATGGACGCTTGAAAAGGACGAAATTCTGGCGGATGTGTGTGCACGCTTTATGGATCGTCGGTTATATAAGTATGTAGAGACAGAATTGATTGATATGGACATCATTGATCAGATTCGTAATGAATTTGCTGAAGCGGGGCTGCATCCACAATACGATCTAGAGATCGATTTTCCGACAGATCTACCGTATGATGTATTCCGTCCGGGCGATCCGAAAAAGGAAAAGCAGATTTTGCTGCTGAATCGCCAAAATAAAGTACAGGAAATTTCCGAGGTGTCGGACATTGTGCGCTCGATTAGCGGTATTCATCGTGGACGATATCATCTGTATTTCCCACAGGAGAAGTTGGAAAGGGTAAAACACAAATTGTCCAAGCCGGTAGCGGATATTTTCGAGGATAAGCTCGGTCCGGCGCAAATGGAGTTTGAAATCTAA
- a CDS encoding TatD family hydrolase, producing MLFDTHTHLDSKDFDEDRKEVIQNAYDSGVTRMVNVGFDRETIPTTMKLVEEYDFIYAAVGWHPVEAITMQPGDLEWIASLCSHEKVVAIGEIGLDYHWDKSPKDVQHRVLREQIGLAREINMPIVIHNRDAHEDIVRILREEKASEVGGIMHSFSGSWETAKMCLDMGFHLSFGGPITFKNAKQPKEVLKQVPMDRLLLETDSPYLTPHPYRGKRNNSGYVTLVAEAAAELKGVSLEEISEITTKNALALFGIR from the coding sequence ATGTTATTTGATACTCATACCCATTTGGATTCAAAAGATTTTGATGAGGATCGCAAAGAAGTGATTCAAAACGCGTACGATTCCGGTGTGACACGAATGGTAAATGTTGGTTTTGACCGAGAGACGATCCCGACGACGATGAAGCTAGTAGAAGAGTATGATTTTATCTATGCAGCGGTAGGCTGGCATCCGGTAGAAGCGATCACGATGCAGCCGGGTGATCTGGAGTGGATTGCATCTTTATGCAGTCATGAAAAGGTCGTTGCCATTGGTGAAATTGGTCTGGATTATCATTGGGATAAATCACCCAAAGATGTGCAACACCGCGTCCTACGTGAACAAATTGGTCTTGCACGCGAGATTAACATGCCGATTGTGATCCATAACCGAGATGCGCATGAAGACATTGTTCGTATTCTGCGTGAGGAAAAAGCATCCGAAGTTGGCGGCATTATGCACTCCTTCTCTGGCAGCTGGGAAACCGCCAAAATGTGTCTCGATATGGGCTTCCATTTGTCATTTGGTGGACCAATTACTTTCAAAAATGCCAAGCAGCCAAAAGAGGTGCTAAAGCAGGTTCCAATGGACCGATTATTACTAGAAACAGACTCCCCTTATTTGACTCCACATCCATATCGTGGTAAAAGAAATAACTCAGGATATGTCACATTGGTAGCAGAGGCAGCTGCCGAGCTAAAAGGTGTTTCTCTGGAAGAAATTAGTGAAATTACAACGAAAAATGCACTGGCATTATTTGGTATACGATGA
- a CDS encoding ubiquitin-like domain-containing protein — MGIAPFKETHGSRSSSMSYALRWKQKNLRFALFTSLAVVMVIAMALWLLYMQAGKNIYVIVDGKAQSVETRKLNLSDLLAEQNITVAPQDKVSMPMNGAIQDGDKVYVNHAVAVNITADGKTKQVYTTAKTVGSTLDQAGVDLGEEDKLTPTVETAVQHDMDIKLVRTTSFVAKQVVELPYQVVKKQDSTLLEGKTKLVQSGQKGKVVQYVEKTYEDGEFVSKRMIDKKTTAEVQDKVVAVGTKKQQPKLLAASSSSHSDKDFSYAKVLNNVTLTAYSSQEPGLGTTTASGTRVTEGRTIAVDTSVIPMGWWVYIEGVGYRRAEDTGSAINGNKIDVYIDSLSQARAFGRKSGYTVYVIGPVKP; from the coding sequence GTGGGAATTGCTCCTTTCAAAGAAACCCATGGTTCACGCTCATCCAGCATGTCTTACGCGCTGCGTTGGAAGCAAAAAAATCTACGCTTTGCCTTATTCACTTCGCTGGCAGTTGTTATGGTAATCGCCATGGCACTCTGGCTTCTGTATATGCAGGCAGGCAAAAATATTTATGTGATCGTTGATGGCAAAGCTCAGAGCGTCGAAACACGCAAACTGAATCTTTCCGATCTGCTGGCGGAACAGAACATTACGGTTGCGCCGCAAGACAAAGTTTCCATGCCCATGAACGGAGCGATCCAAGATGGGGACAAAGTGTATGTGAACCACGCGGTCGCCGTGAATATTACGGCTGATGGCAAAACGAAACAAGTGTACACTACTGCCAAAACAGTAGGCAGTACACTCGACCAAGCTGGCGTTGACCTCGGCGAAGAGGACAAGTTGACACCAACGGTCGAAACAGCAGTACAACACGATATGGATATTAAACTGGTTAGAACGACTTCCTTTGTAGCCAAGCAGGTTGTCGAACTGCCTTATCAGGTTGTTAAAAAACAGGACAGCACATTGCTGGAAGGCAAAACGAAGCTAGTCCAAAGCGGACAAAAAGGCAAGGTTGTCCAATATGTTGAAAAAACATACGAAGATGGAGAATTTGTCTCCAAGCGCATGATCGATAAGAAAACGACTGCTGAGGTGCAAGATAAGGTTGTCGCTGTCGGAACGAAAAAGCAGCAACCAAAACTGCTCGCTGCCAGTTCGTCATCTCATTCGGATAAAGATTTCTCTTATGCCAAAGTATTGAACAATGTAACGCTGACTGCGTACTCCTCTCAGGAGCCAGGGCTTGGTACAACGACTGCTTCTGGAACACGAGTAACAGAAGGACGTACCATCGCTGTAGATACGAGTGTCATCCCGATGGGATGGTGGGTATACATCGAAGGTGTCGGCTATCGTCGTGCAGAAGATACAGGCAGCGCCATTAATGGCAATAAGATTGACGTATATATTGACAGCCTGAGTCAAGCAAGAGCATTCGGTCGCAAATCCGGTTATACCGTATATGTGATCGGTCCGGTAAAACCGTAA